One Micromonospora sp. FIMYZ51 genomic window carries:
- a CDS encoding S8 family serine peptidase, with product MTPAGPRRRSLLPAIVAAATVLTFAASTLPASAAPAEGEILAAGGPTAVAGSYIVVLRDSAVRASAVDTTARTLALGQSGEVGRVYRHALRGFEARLSERSARRLAANPAVASVTQNHSVSVSDVQSPTPSWGLDRIDQRTLPLDNSFSYPRVSPAVRAYVIDSGINATHTDFGGRAVTGWDFVDNDAEANDCHGHGTHVAGTVGGATYGVAKNVQLVAVRVFNCTGRGTTAQVIAGVDWVTGDHDPGELAVANMSLGGVAYQPMVDAVQRSIADGVTYAVSAGNENGADACTSTPASVPEAITVAATGPNDARAAFSNIGSCVDLFAPGVDIPSAYIGSDTATRTASGTSMAAPHVAGAAALILANNPTYTPAQVTQALLADSTPGVVTDAGIGSPNRLLHVSATVPADDFTLTATPAEGTVTPGGTVTTTIAATVTRGAAQPVSLAVSGVPDGVTATLQPASIASNGSSTLTISTASTMLAGSYTISVIGTGTSAIRPVAYQLRISNPPGCVASDGTDRVISEGQNLYAPITITGCPGAAARNSTIEVHISHANISELDVRLISPGGTWYYLLDHTGGGSTRVDYTLTNDLSSEPANGTWQLYVSDNMYQGTGFLDSWTLNLAGADLPPPACGGIATADMRIPESGTIESPITVADCGRAPSSTSYIETNISHQYNRDLRLSLIAPDGQAFLLKQSLVGSYRAHSREVFIADLSSKPARGTWKLRIENVASYPGMLDGWKLTLDGGAPSTTPPPTTPPPTTPPPTTPPPTTPPPTTPPPTTPPPTTPPPTTPPPTTSPPTTPPPTGGTRSCTAVYTVQDQWNGGFVANVTVTAGATALNGWRVTLNLPSGVSVSNVWNGVASGRSGTVTVTNEQYNGRLAAGQTTSFGVQGTGNGGGTTATCTGS from the coding sequence ATGACACCGGCAGGACCGCGCAGGCGCTCCCTGCTCCCCGCCATCGTCGCCGCAGCGACCGTACTGACCTTCGCCGCCTCCACCCTGCCCGCAAGCGCCGCCCCGGCCGAGGGCGAGATCCTCGCCGCCGGCGGCCCGACCGCCGTGGCCGGCTCCTACATCGTCGTGTTGCGGGATTCCGCGGTGCGCGCCTCCGCAGTGGACACCACCGCCCGTACTCTCGCGTTAGGGCAGAGCGGCGAGGTCGGCCGGGTCTACCGGCACGCCCTGCGCGGCTTCGAGGCCCGGCTCTCCGAGCGCAGTGCCCGCCGGCTCGCGGCCAACCCGGCCGTGGCGTCGGTGACGCAGAACCACTCGGTCTCCGTGTCGGACGTGCAGAGCCCCACCCCGTCCTGGGGCCTGGACCGGATCGACCAGCGCACGCTGCCGCTTGACAACTCGTTCAGCTACCCCCGGGTCTCACCGGCCGTCCGGGCGTACGTCATCGACTCCGGCATCAACGCGACCCACACCGATTTCGGCGGACGGGCCGTGACCGGCTGGGACTTCGTCGACAACGACGCCGAGGCCAACGACTGCCACGGCCACGGCACCCACGTGGCCGGCACGGTCGGCGGCGCCACCTACGGGGTGGCCAAGAACGTGCAACTGGTGGCCGTACGCGTGTTCAACTGCACCGGCCGGGGCACCACCGCGCAGGTGATCGCCGGGGTCGACTGGGTGACCGGCGACCACGACCCCGGGGAACTGGCGGTGGCGAACATGAGCCTCGGCGGCGTGGCGTACCAGCCCATGGTCGATGCCGTGCAACGGTCGATCGCCGACGGCGTCACCTACGCGGTGTCGGCGGGCAACGAGAACGGCGCCGACGCGTGCACGAGCACCCCGGCCTCCGTCCCCGAGGCGATCACCGTGGCCGCCACCGGCCCCAACGACGCACGCGCCGCCTTCTCCAACATCGGTAGCTGTGTCGACCTGTTCGCGCCGGGTGTCGACATCCCGTCGGCGTACATCGGCAGTGACACCGCCACCCGCACGGCCTCCGGAACGTCGATGGCCGCCCCACACGTCGCCGGAGCCGCCGCGCTCATCCTCGCCAACAACCCCACCTACACCCCGGCGCAGGTGACCCAGGCGCTCCTGGCCGACAGCACGCCCGGCGTGGTGACCGACGCCGGTATCGGCTCACCGAACCGGCTGCTCCACGTCAGCGCCACCGTCCCGGCCGACGACTTCACCCTGACCGCCACCCCGGCCGAGGGCACCGTCACACCCGGTGGCACCGTCACGACCACGATCGCCGCCACCGTCACCCGGGGCGCCGCCCAGCCGGTCTCGCTGGCGGTCAGCGGCGTGCCCGACGGCGTCACGGCCACCCTCCAACCGGCGAGCATCGCCTCGAACGGCAGTAGCACGCTCACGATCAGTACCGCGTCGACGATGCTGGCCGGCAGCTACACCATCTCGGTGATCGGCACCGGCACCAGCGCGATCCGGCCGGTGGCGTACCAGTTGCGCATCAGCAACCCGCCCGGCTGCGTCGCCTCGGACGGCACCGACCGGGTGATCAGCGAGGGCCAGAACCTGTACGCCCCGATCACCATCACCGGCTGTCCCGGCGCCGCCGCCCGCAACAGCACGATCGAGGTGCACATCTCCCATGCCAACATCAGCGAACTCGACGTACGCCTGATCTCACCCGGCGGCACCTGGTACTACCTGCTGGATCACACCGGCGGCGGGAGCACCCGCGTCGACTACACGCTCACCAACGACCTGTCGTCGGAGCCGGCGAACGGCACCTGGCAGCTCTACGTCAGCGACAACATGTACCAGGGCACCGGCTTCCTCGACTCGTGGACGCTGAACCTGGCCGGCGCCGACCTGCCGCCGCCGGCCTGCGGCGGGATCGCCACCGCCGACATGCGGATCCCGGAGTCCGGCACGATCGAATCACCGATCACCGTGGCCGACTGCGGCCGGGCACCGTCGAGCACCAGCTACATCGAAACCAACATCAGTCACCAGTACAACCGAGACCTCCGGCTCTCCCTCATCGCGCCGGACGGACAGGCATTCCTGCTCAAGCAAAGCCTCGTCGGGTCGTATCGGGCACACTCCCGCGAAGTCTTCATCGCCGACCTGTCCAGCAAACCGGCGCGCGGCACCTGGAAGCTACGGATCGAAAACGTCGCCTCCTACCCGGGCATGCTTGACGGCTGGAAGCTGACGCTCGACGGCGGTGCGCCGTCCACCACGCCGCCACCCACCACCCCGCCACCCACGACGCCGCCACCCACCACTCCACCACCCACCACTCCGCCGCCCACGACGCCGCCGCCCACCACTCCGCCGCCCACGACTCCACCACCTACCACGCCGCCGCCCACCACGTCACCGCCTACCACTCCGCCGCCCACCGGCGGGACCCGCTCCTGCACCGCGGTCTACACCGTCCAGGACCAGTGGAACGGCGGCTTCGTCGCAAACGTCACCGTCACCGCAGGCGCCACCGCGCTCAACGGCTGGCGAGTCACCCTCAACCTGCCGAGCGGCGTATCGGTCAGCAACGTCTGGAACGGCGTCGCCAGCGGCAGGAGCGGCACCGTCACCGTCACGAACGAGCAGTACAACGGACGGCTGGCCGCGGGTCAGACCACCAGTTTCGGAGTCCAGGGCACCGGAAACGGCGGCGGAACCACCGCCACCTGCACCGGAAGCTGA